From Aegilops tauschii subsp. strangulata cultivar AL8/78 chromosome 5, Aet v6.0, whole genome shotgun sequence:
ccaaaggttctacttggaacaaacactaattaaaacataaaaccacatctaaacagaagctagatggattatttattcctaaacagaaccaaaaagaaagaaactaaaataaaattgggttgcctcccaacaagcgctatcgtttaacgcccctagctaggcatgatgatttcaatgatgctcacaaaaagataagaattgaaacataaagagagcatcatgaagaatatgactagcacatttaagtctaacccacttcctatgcatagggattttttgagcaaacaacttatgggaacaagaatcaacttgcataggaaggcaaaacaagcataacttcaaaaccttaagcacatagagaggaaacttgatattattgcaattcctacaagcatatattcctccctcataataattttcagtagcatcattaatgaattcaacaatataaccagcacctaaagcattcttttcatgatctacttgcataaaaaatttactactctccacataagcaaaattcttctcattcggaatagtgggagtatcataagagacttgaatactataaattgtttccacattaaaagagtaatgttcagaaaaagggtaatcataatcatgacaagttttataaatataatcatcactactttttatagcataagtttcatcacaataatcatcataagtagcaactttgttctcatcataatcagtTGAAACCTcctccgaaatagtggatacatcactaaataaagtcatgacctctccaaatccactttcataaatattataagattcaacatcctccaaaatagtgggatcattacttcctaaagttgacactcttccaaacccactttcatcaatataatcatcataagtaggaggcatgctatcatcattataaatttgcatatcaaaacttgggagactaacaatatcatcttcattaaatgTATCCTCtgcaagcttgggacaaacattaattgcatcaaatatattctcaaaaacatcatcttcatcaaacatagcatccccaagcttgggccttttcatatcataagcataatcactctcatcgttaatagtatggataacaccaatagtatagcaattatcatattcttccaagcaagtgccaaaaagattttcaagatcgtaagaagtatcattatcttcccaatcataatcatcacaacaagcaataggcataacgagatcatcatcaagtgcatcgtcttccacaattatttttgattcattttcatgaggcacaataataataggagcaacattatttgggagagatatctttttacctctcttccttttccttttcttcttcacatcatgtgcggttttatccctcttttttgagctccttattgatgtgattggttgaatagaaagctcctcctcgttacatgattcatcataagaaataataggaggatattgggaagtctcttccctttcattagtgttctcttcatcttatatttgctttcttttatttatgtaattggcaatataaggattttcaatgcaattcactgcacaatacatataaatttcctctagatcaaaattaagaagtttataacgggcaaattctgaaatatctatcttccctatttggtgtgtacttgcaaacccaatacactccacaaaaatcgacatgcttataagagatattttcatcatgactagtgcaatcatcattagtactatggatattcaaggagttcatactaacaacattgaaatcatgctcatcattcaaagattcagtgccaaacattttaatgcattattcttctaacactttagcacaattttcctttccatcattctcacgaaagatattaaaaagatgaagcgtatgagacaaattcaattccatttttttggtagttttcttttataaactaaactattgctaaaacaagaaacaaaaagattcgattgcaagatctaaagatataccttcaagcaccccggcaacggcgccagaaaagagcttagttgacggggtgtgagtgccgcttacctagcctccccggcaacggcgccagaaactgcttgatgtctactacgcaaccttcttcttgtagacgttgttgggcctccaagtgcagaggtttgtaggacagtagcaaatttccctcaagtggatgacctaaggtttatcaatccgtgggaggcgtaggatgaagatggtctctctcaagcaaccctgcaaccaaataacaaagagtctcttgtgtccccaacacacccaatacaatggtaaattgtataggtgcactagtttggcgaagagatggtgatacaagtgcaatatggatggtagatataggtttttgtaatctgaaaatataaaaacagcaaggtagcaagtggtaaaagtgagcgtaaacggtattgcaatgctaggaaacaaggcctagggttcatactttcactagtgcaagttctctcaacaataataacataattggatcatataaatatccctcaacatgcaacaaagagtcacttcaaagtcactaatagcggagaacaaacgaagagattatggtagggtacgaaaccacctcaaagttattctttccgatcaatccattgggctattcctataagtgtcacaaacagccctagagttcgtagtaaaataacaccttaagacacacatcaaccaaaaccctaatgtcacctagatactccaatgtcacctcaagtatccgtgggtatgattatacgatatgcatcacacaatctcagattcatctattcaaccaacacatagaacctcaaagagtgccccaaagtttctaccggagagtcaagacaaaaacgtgtgccaacccctatgcataggttcatgggcggaacccgcaagttgatcaccaaaacatacatcaagtgaatcaatagaataacccattgtcaccacggttatcccacgcaagacatacatcaagtgttctcaaatcattaaagactcaatccgataagataacttcaaagggaaaactcaatccattacaagagagtagagggggagaagcatcataagatccaactataatagaaaagctcacgatacatcaagatcgtaccatctcaagaacacgagagagagagagagagagagagatcaaacacatagctactggtacataccctcagccccgagggtgaactactctgttcttatgaacttaattctctagatgcatgctggatagcggtcgatgtgtggagtaatagtagtagatgcagaatcatttcggtctacttgacacagacgtaatgcctatattcatgatcattgccttagatatcttcataactatgcgcttttctatcaattgctcggcagtaatttgttcacccaccgtaatacatgctatcttgagagaagccactagtgaaacctacggcccccgagtctctttcttattatattgcatctcttttatttacatcacatctcgtttactattttgcaatctttactttccaatctatacaacaaaaatatcaaaaatatttactttactatctttattagatatcacttttgcgagtggccgtgaagggattgacaacccctttatcgcgttggttgcaagttcttgattgtttgtgcaggtactaggtgacttgcgcgttgtctcctactggattgataccttggttctcaaaaactgagggaaatacttacactactttgttgcatcaccctttcctcttcaagggaaaaccaacgcatgctcaagaggtagcagggtcACCAAGGTCTTTCCCGTTGTCCGTGGTGTCGCCCTCTCCGCTGCCCATGTTGTTTTCCCTCCCTCGTCGCCCCTTGGATCATCGGTGTTGTCTCTGGCATTTGAGGGGCTCCTCTCCAGGCTTGTTACTGTCCCTTTTGGGGGTGCCTTCCTCATTAGCGCCATCATCATCGTCCTTACGGGTGTCCACCATGTAGATGTTATAGGTGAATGTGGCTGTCCATCGGCCGGGGACGGGAGGGGCGGCGTCCGTGTGAGCTGTGGCTTCACTGTCGTCATCCATATCATTAGCCTCCTCAGAGGCatagtccagcatgtcggttaggtcATCAACattggctactaagtgggtggtgggtgggacgtaaaattccctatGGCCTGCCTCAAGGTCCGAACTTGCGTCAAGGCTCGAAGCCAAGTCTGCGGTGAGGAGGGCGAGTCCGGCTGGGGTTAGCCCCCTGTCTTCGGATGCCGAACTCCCGTTGGGGCTCGAAGCCAATCCCGCAGTAAGGGGGAAAGTCCGGACCGGGTTGGTTCCTGGTCTTCGGACATATGAGTTGCTTCCGAGCTCGAAGCTAACAGAGCGGTAAGGGCCGATCCGGAGATCAGACCAGAGAAGAGCCCTGAAGTCAATGCTTTGGAGGCCCTGGCCGTTTCAGATAAGGCTGAAAAGCCAGTGAAGATCAGATCGCCCCTAGTATCCGTGACATACTCGAAGTTACCAAACCTTATCTGATGCTCAAGGGCAAAATTGTCGACCTGGTTGAGATGACCGGTCGAGTTGGCGTGCAGGACAATGCTGCCAAATGCGAAAAGCTGCCCGGGGACGAAGATGTCCCCGGTGCTGATGCCGTCTCCGATGATCAGGCGATCCATCGATCCCTCGTCGATCCAACAAAGGAACTCTcagtgaaagcaccaatgtcggtgtcaaaattggcggatctcgggtagggggtcccgaactgtggaTCTTGGACCGATGGGGAACAGGGGACATGGgacacgatatttacccaggttcgggccctctctaagaggtaataccctatgtcctgcttgattatattgctTGTGTATATGGGGATTACAGAGTTGATCTCCCACGAGATCGGACGAACTAAACCCTAAACTAGTAGGATGGTGATTGTTATCttagcctctatggactaaaccctcttgtttatatagacaccaggggtgCTAGGGTTTACATACAGTCGGTTACATCAGAGGAACGCCGGATCTTCCATCTTGACTTGGAGCACACACCAAGGTAGAAAAAGTCTTCGATCCGGATACATTGCGGCCCAATAGTGCGGCCCATGAGAGTTAGGCCGGCCACCCGAGGAAACTAGGACATGGTGCAATTATCGTATCTTATCTACTATAAGTGTGACCAATCAACTAGGGTTAACATTATCCATATGAGAAGATAATGTGAAGATCTTTCCATTTATTACATAAGTCAAATGGTTTTTGGGCATTAGTACTTCAAGATTTTTGTAATAAAAATCAAGAGGTGGTCAATTATCATATCATATGCAATTAATACCACGACATCTTTCATTCCAGCAAAGCAATTTATTACTCTTCTTGAATGACAACCATTCATTTCATGATAGTTGCATAACTTTATAAATATGATGGTAGACACATTAACAAACTGAACATTTCATATTTCCACCATGAAAGAAAATCCATCTATCAGTGTGACCATTCTCTTAGCATATTTTATTCTAACCATCGGAGGAAAGGAAGTAAAGTGTATAACACAAGAAAAAAATACTAGCGCGATCCCATTAAATCAAAAAGTCAATAAGACTATTCTGGTATGTATAGATTCATCTTAGTTTGTACATCTATAATCATTTTTTGGACTATGAAGTTTAGGAGATACAAAAATAGGTTGACGGAAGCGATGTTTACGACTGCATCGATGTGAATCTACAACCAGCCTTTAGCCATCCACTACTCAAAGACCACAAGATCCAGGCAAGTTTTAATAATCAATATATTATAACATTCATGTACTCGCTAACTAAAATGTAGATGTTCATATAGATGTATAGGAATGGTATGTTATTTGAAATAGACAGTGGCAGGTTGGTAGATAATGTATATAACCATGGTAgcaattatttgaactccagttTTTATACTAATACTTCATAAATAAGCTTTCATGACACATCTAGTGTTCTTAATTTCTCTTcatgttatatttattttatagaaTAGAAATATACAACATTTTGGTATGATCACCAAGCAGGGCAACATGCAAATTGAACTAATTTTATTGATATGTTTAATTGTGCATTATAACACATAAACATGAACACTTGTGATCATTTTTTTCTTAAACTACATGTTGATTAAATTTTCCTCATTAATAGATGGAACCAAGCTCTTTCCCACTAAGTACTTCTACCAAATCTCCGTTAATGGATGCCATCCCACAAGCCCAATTGGCCCTGATTGAGTGCCCTACAGGAACGATTCCAATATTACGCAACAAAAGAAGGGTCCACATGCGAGTAGAAACTATTGGTAAAGTGATTAGCCAGGATGAACATGAGGTGAGCTTTTAATATAATATTTTGGGTGATTCAGTTATCATGGTAGATTATGACAATGTAAACTTTACCTTGGAGTTGTTGAATGCACACCATTTTTTCCTTGCAAACCACATGTCAAAACAATAATTACCTAACAACATTCTAGGATTTTATCGCATTAGATTCATCCTTTAGATAAAATATATGACCCAAGGTAGTCAAATAAGTAAATGAAAATGATTACTTGTTTAAACATTTTGACACTTGACATTTGTGTTACCATTGGAGTGGATTAAACTTTTCTCCAAGTGTTTCGTCTATATTAACCTTAGTTGCACCATTAAGTGATGTTCATCAAAATTTTGTTGTGATATGATGCCAATCTTTCTTATGTTTAATAGGCACTAGTATTTTCATTATAAACAAGTCAATATCTTGTTTGGGCTTGCAGGTTGCAGGAATAGAGTATTTTGATGTGATATATGGGACGCAGGCTAAAATAAATGTCTATAATCCTATGGTGAAGAATAATAGTAAGGATCTAAGTGCATCATGGATACAAATTAGTAAGGTACAAAAAGTAGGTGTTGCAGATGGGATAGGGGCCGGTTCTTGGGTATATCCAAGCTACAGTGGCAACAACTTTGCTAGGTTTCATGTTGCTTGGGTAAGCCATAACTATTTCTTTGGATGCACATTCTTTAATTTAAGAATAACTTATAATGATACCCTTTTATTGACATTGATACACATTTATGTGAAGCTTGATGGCTTAAAGACTTGCCCTGATCATGATTGTGGCGCTTTTGTGCAAGTAAGCTCAAGTGTTGGTCTAGGAGGAAGATTTAAACCAGTTTCTGTCTATAATGGACCACAATACGTCATAGATGTTGTTATTTTCAAGGTATTCTCATGTAAATATGTCTGCTAATTCTTGTATTTTGTTTTCTCATGTGAAATGCATGAATGATATTTTGATGAAAACTTGAAGACTTTGCTTAAACCAAACTTATAGGTCGTCAACCCATAATATAACACAATATTACTAAGAACCTTTGATTGTACAAAATATTTTAACATAGGGGGGAGACTCCCAGATATATCTCTAATATTATATTCATGTTAACATGACATACAATTAAAAGGATAGTTTCACCTCACCATAAACATTTTATCAATTGTTATTCATTTCAACTTTGTTAAGCATTTACATGAACCTTTGATTTATTTTAGGACCCAAAGACTAAAAATTGGTGGGTGGCTTATGGTCCACAAAACATACATATTGGATATTGGCCAAGGGAAATTTTCCATTTCATGAAGGATCAATGTAATTATGCATTATGGGGTGGATATGTTCAAGGACCAACGGCCTCATCACACTCTCCACAAATGGGTAGTGGTCATTTTGCTTCAGAAGGATTTGGAAAAGCAGCGTTTGTGAGTAATATCCAAATTGTAGATAATGAAGGCAAGTATGTTAGTCCAAATGACAAGCAAATTGGTCTTGTCGCCACCAATTTATCCAAATATACTGCGAAGGCTCATGGTTATGGATATAGTCACTATGGTGTGCATACTTACTATGGTGGACCTGGTGGTTTTGtttgaatatatatatatatgtataatTATTAATAAAGTTTCCGTAATCTAATTAATATTTTGACTTGAACAAATTATTTTGTGATTTTATCATGTTCGAATGTATTTATAGTGGTGGATAAGTTAGTGTAGGTTAGGTTTGATTTCCTCGGCTATACACCGTGTATTTTAGTGTTTCTTCTAAAAAGTGTTATGTTTGATGCTGTATAAGAATAAGAGAGACAAACCTGTTAATTGGACTATGTGTTCACTTCACTCTATGTAGATAAGACATTGAATACATTGTCAATTCTTGGGATAAGTGAGAACCATTTTATTCGTGTGTCTCATCTTTCACGGTACGTGAGGACAATTTCATACATTTCCTAAAAGTTTAAAAAGGTTCCCAAGTGATGGTAAGAATACATGATGAACTTCTAAAGCAATGATAATTCCTAGACCAATGGTGGACGAAGAGAGTGGAGA
This genomic window contains:
- the LOC109743394 gene encoding protein neprosin-like yields the protein MKENPSISVTILLAYFILTIGGKEVKCITQEKNTSAIPLNQKVNKTILVDGSDVYDCIDVNLQPAFSHPLLKDHKIQMEPSSFPLSTSTKSPLMDAIPQAQLALIECPTGTIPILRNKRRVHMRVETIGKVISQDEHEVAGIEYFDVIYGTQAKINVYNPMVKNNSKDLSASWIQISKVQKVGVADGIGAGSWVYPSYSGNNFARFHVAWLDGLKTCPDHDCGAFVQVSSSVGLGGRFKPVSVYNGPQYVIDVVIFKDPKTKNWWVAYGPQNIHIGYWPREIFHFMKDQCNYALWGGYVQGPTASSHSPQMGSGHFASEGFGKAAFVSNIQIVDNEGKYVSPNDKQIGLVATNLSKYTAKAHGYGYSHYGVHTYYGGPGGFV